A region from the bacterium genome encodes:
- the gspD gene encoding type II secretion system secretin GspD has translation MLNRQIMLPRRLRRFGLCLVLLVAALFTTSCVHVFKQEKFTGGPAIAGPEQDVVQQREQEPVEEKAESGPAERGNILPQVAASTSTVATKAVGKAEVEEESDEPEEEGVSGDTVLFTAQSKPPRGKLPESLEEREAWPYLTLESAPIEQVLEMFIKIMPERGTFNYIVDPSVKSKKITTRFWRPVRPDNLWFILQSILTMNGLAMVDSGRDFYKIVPLPSARQLPIETYVGRSGDQLELEDTLVTQIVPTEHIPPSALLKLIKPFLSSVAYEVTNDDTMLLIITDLESNIKRVMTFIKLLDVPTATERLRIYQVQFADAGEVASILDKLFSAKKTSTSSSSTSRRSSRSSRSSKTSTEASGTLGGLGEKPVIITDKRSNSLVVLGRKAALEAIEQIIEMLDVDVYGAEKTYVYYLENAEAKSLASLLSSLYSKSKTKSTGSRASSSTRKSPFQSKVRESGSAGTKPGFGTGSVIGDVNIVADEFTNSLIIVTDPANYPEIKRTIEALDIRPKQVLIEVLIAELTLDKTTQFGLEWSLKGQGSATVGGENFNVVSDIAQALGVPSGSGFVLNVVDAQRLKGLLNAYASQSKLHVLSTPRIIASNNQEAKIYVGKDVPIVTSETSSSSTSVSSFDTRRTIQYKDTGIILDVKPHVNEKKTIKLEINQTVSDAQTNKIGGSDSPIVNRREVKTTVFMDDRSTLLIGGLIKKNVNTAKEGIPLLMDIPWIGKLFSSTSVIETNTELLILITPTIIETTAEAKAAICDYETSMKELFDEIRKRKGAIWEREPPADEQTGEPKSGANTESKAGGSKGSTGKEAPEKSED, from the coding sequence GGTGGCGGCCTCAACGTCAACGGTGGCAACGAAAGCAGTCGGCAAGGCCGAGGTTGAGGAGGAAAGCGATGAGCCAGAGGAAGAAGGCGTGTCAGGCGATACGGTCTTGTTCACGGCTCAGAGCAAACCCCCGAGGGGCAAGCTGCCCGAGAGCCTCGAGGAGCGAGAGGCCTGGCCTTATCTTACTCTGGAGAGCGCTCCTATCGAACAGGTGCTCGAGATGTTCATCAAGATTATGCCCGAGCGCGGCACCTTCAACTACATCGTTGACCCCAGCGTCAAGAGCAAGAAGATAACGACGCGGTTTTGGCGCCCTGTCAGGCCGGACAACCTGTGGTTCATTCTTCAGTCCATACTGACTATGAATGGGCTTGCGATGGTCGATTCAGGCCGGGACTTCTACAAGATCGTTCCCCTGCCTAGCGCCAGGCAGCTGCCGATAGAGACCTACGTGGGTCGCTCAGGCGACCAGCTAGAGCTCGAGGATACTCTCGTAACACAAATCGTTCCCACGGAGCACATACCGCCGTCAGCTTTGCTGAAGCTGATCAAGCCGTTTCTCTCGAGCGTGGCATACGAGGTTACGAACGACGACACGATGCTTCTCATCATCACTGACCTTGAGTCTAACATCAAGCGTGTGATGACGTTCATCAAGCTGCTGGACGTGCCGACGGCCACCGAGAGGCTGAGAATCTATCAGGTTCAGTTTGCGGACGCGGGGGAGGTTGCGTCGATTTTGGACAAGCTTTTCTCTGCCAAAAAGACCTCAACATCTTCTTCCTCGACGTCTCGGCGGTCGAGTCGCAGCTCGAGGTCCAGTAAGACGTCCACGGAGGCTTCCGGCACCTTGGGCGGCCTGGGGGAAAAGCCAGTCATCATCACCGACAAGCGTTCCAACTCGTTGGTTGTGTTGGGCCGAAAGGCTGCCCTGGAGGCCATAGAGCAGATCATCGAGATGTTGGACGTCGATGTTTATGGGGCCGAGAAAACATACGTTTACTACCTCGAGAACGCCGAGGCAAAGTCCTTGGCGTCGCTCCTCAGTAGCCTCTATTCCAAGAGCAAGACGAAGTCCACAGGTTCGCGGGCGAGTTCCAGCACACGCAAATCCCCCTTTCAGAGTAAAGTCCGTGAGAGCGGAAGCGCCGGGACCAAGCCCGGTTTCGGCACCGGGTCGGTAATCGGTGATGTCAACATAGTTGCCGACGAGTTCACCAACTCGCTTATTATCGTAACCGACCCGGCCAATTATCCTGAGATTAAGCGGACGATCGAGGCGCTGGACATTCGGCCCAAGCAGGTGCTAATCGAGGTGCTTATCGCAGAGCTGACGCTGGACAAGACGACGCAGTTTGGGCTCGAGTGGTCGCTCAAAGGGCAGGGTAGCGCAACGGTTGGTGGTGAGAACTTCAACGTGGTTTCGGATATTGCCCAGGCGTTGGGTGTGCCGTCTGGCAGCGGGTTTGTTTTGAACGTTGTCGATGCCCAGAGGCTTAAAGGTCTCCTTAATGCCTACGCGAGTCAGTCCAAACTCCACGTCCTCTCCACGCCGCGTATTATCGCCTCGAATAACCAGGAGGCGAAGATATACGTCGGGAAGGACGTTCCCATCGTCACGAGCGAGACCTCGAGCAGCTCAACGTCGGTGAGCTCATTCGACACGAGACGAACGATTCAATACAAGGACACGGGCATCATCTTGGACGTCAAGCCGCATGTGAACGAGAAGAAGACGATCAAGCTGGAGATCAACCAGACTGTTTCGGATGCGCAGACCAACAAGATCGGTGGCTCAGATTCACCGATCGTGAACCGTCGGGAGGTGAAGACGACAGTTTTCATGGATGACAGGAGCACGCTTCTCATCGGCGGCCTGATCAAGAAGAACGTCAACACGGCCAAAGAAGGCATTCCGCTTCTCATGGATATTCCCTGGATTGGGAAGCTTTTCTCCTCTACCTCGGTGATAGAGACGAATACCGAGCTGCTGATATTGATCACGCCCACCATTATAGAAACAACGGCTGAGGCCAAGGCCGCCATTTGCGATTATGAGACCAGCATGAAAGAGCTCTTCGATGAGATCCGCAAACGGAAGGGCGCTATCTGGGAGCGAGAGCCGCCTGCGGACGAGCAGACAGGTGAGCCGAAAAGTGGCGCCAATACCGAATCGAAGGCCGGTGGCTCCAAGGGCTCGACCGGCAAGGAAGCGCCGGAGAAGTCAGAGGATTGA
- a CDS encoding DNA adenine methylase, protein MIAFGWYGGKYNHLEWLLPLLPKCHHYCEPFGGSAAVLLNREPSPIETYNDIHGEVVNFFRVLRDQKERLKAYSYEMTDAEHKRLAEVLIQVKGKVALSGYRCPLTDQLYSSFRRIDAPTKKCHSSKAPRAEALWINYRVEQRNPRDYLTIETPRGAVPCEVILSRVLPVV, encoded by the coding sequence ATGATCGCCTTTGGCTGGTATGGCGGCAAATACAATCATCTCGAATGGCTTTTGCCTCTACTGCCCAAGTGTCACCACTATTGCGAACCTTTTGGGGGATCGGCCGCAGTTCTTCTTAACCGGGAACCTTCGCCTATTGAAACATACAACGACATACATGGAGAGGTCGTGAATTTCTTCCGCGTCCTGAGAGACCAGAAAGAGAGGCTAAAGGCTTACAGTTACGAAATGACAGATGCCGAGCACAAGCGGCTCGCTGAAGTGTTGATCCAGGTCAAAGGCAAGGTCGCGCTGTCGGGATACCGTTGCCCTCTTACGGACCAGCTGTATTCCTCTTTCCGGAGAATCGACGCACCCACCAAGAAATGCCACTCCTCGAAAGCGCCTCGGGCGGAGGCGCTCTGGATCAACTACCGCGTGGAACAGCGCAATCCAAGGGATTACCTCACGATAGAGACGCCCAGAGGTGCGGTGCCTTGCGAGGTGATCCTAAGTCGCGTCTTGCCGGTCGTGTAG
- a CDS encoding DUF3800 domain-containing protein, with the protein MIQERDNRNPVYRMYIDEVGNPDLESSDNPNHQFLSLTGVIIDLSYVKTTLYPQMEALKTRYFDPHPDEPLILHRKDLMNAKHPFGKLRDAQLRQRFDDDLLELLKSWQYTVISICINKKRHKETYTTWRYEPYHYCLNVMLERFVFFLENSNSQGDAMAEARGGKEDMRLKRSFARLWEGGSDYVSPERFQAGLTSKQLKVKPKANNIAGLQLADLIAHPSRNEILKDYGLLRKEIAPFANRVIAILQQKYYQSHYDGRIFGKKLLP; encoded by the coding sequence ATGATTCAAGAAAGGGATAATCGGAACCCTGTTTATCGGATGTATATAGACGAAGTTGGAAATCCTGATCTAGAGAGCTCCGACAATCCCAACCACCAGTTCTTGAGTCTGACCGGCGTGATCATTGACCTGAGCTACGTCAAAACCACGCTGTATCCACAAATGGAAGCACTCAAGACCAGATACTTCGACCCTCACCCTGACGAACCATTGATACTCCATCGGAAAGACCTGATGAACGCAAAGCACCCATTTGGGAAACTCAGAGATGCACAATTGAGACAGCGATTCGATGACGATCTTCTGGAGCTCCTCAAGTCCTGGCAATACACGGTTATATCAATTTGCATCAATAAAAAAAGACATAAAGAGACATATACAACCTGGAGATATGAGCCGTATCACTACTGCTTGAACGTGATGTTGGAGAGATTCGTCTTCTTCTTAGAGAATTCTAATAGCCAAGGTGATGCCATGGCAGAGGCGAGGGGAGGTAAGGAGGATATGCGTCTGAAGCGATCATTCGCGAGGCTTTGGGAAGGGGGGAGTGACTATGTTTCGCCTGAACGCTTCCAGGCAGGGCTGACCAGCAAGCAACTCAAGGTTAAGCCCAAGGCGAACAATATCGCAGGACTTCAATTAGCGGACCTCATCGCTCATCCCAGTCGTAACGAGATACTCAAGGACTACGGGCTGCTCCGAAAAGAGATAGCGCCGTTTGCGAACAGAGTCATCGCCATCTTACAGCAGAAATACTATCAAAGCCATTACGACGGGAGGATATTCGGGAAGAAGCTGTTGCCTTAA
- the tgt gene encoding tRNA guanosine(34) transglycosylase Tgt: protein MLRFEIEAKSAGCGARVGRLSVNGRTVETPAFFPVGTQGTVKGVPQKELVAHGVQGILCNLYHLYLRPGIGVIGAAGGLHRFIDWDGLIITDSGGFQVYSLKTLRRIEREGVHFVSHLDGSSHLFTPERVIEMQARLGSDVAMVLDECVAYPTTFDYARRSMNLTLEWAERSARNVGQGSAVFGIVQGATFPELRVECAHRLVEMGFDGYAIGGLAVGEDKETMFEMVGVCTDELPLDKPRYLMGVGFPMDVARAVSQGVDIFDCVMPTRNARNGTLFVDGGRLVIKNAKYARDERPIEEGCDCYTCRNFSRAYLRHLYMSGELLSPMLNSIHNVRYYMRLMSRLRDVIRNGQLEGFLAELESKHQEEIDIV from the coding sequence ATGTTGAGATTTGAGATAGAGGCGAAGAGCGCCGGGTGCGGTGCCAGGGTGGGTAGGCTTTCGGTGAACGGCCGGACGGTTGAGACGCCGGCCTTCTTTCCGGTGGGGACGCAGGGCACAGTGAAGGGCGTCCCGCAGAAGGAGCTCGTCGCGCACGGGGTGCAGGGCATTCTCTGCAACCTCTATCATCTGTATCTGCGGCCTGGAATCGGCGTCATCGGGGCCGCTGGCGGGCTACACAGGTTCATCGATTGGGACGGACTGATCATAACTGACAGCGGAGGCTTTCAGGTTTATAGTCTGAAGACGCTCAGGAGGATCGAGCGAGAGGGGGTTCATTTCGTCTCTCATCTCGACGGCTCGTCGCACCTATTCACGCCTGAGAGGGTGATCGAGATGCAGGCTCGGCTTGGCTCTGACGTGGCGATGGTTCTGGACGAATGCGTGGCATACCCGACTACGTTCGACTACGCGCGCCGGTCGATGAACCTGACGCTGGAATGGGCGGAGCGTTCGGCGCGGAACGTTGGTCAGGGTAGCGCGGTCTTTGGGATCGTTCAGGGCGCAACTTTCCCGGAGCTTCGGGTGGAGTGTGCTCATAGGCTGGTGGAGATGGGGTTCGACGGGTATGCGATCGGAGGGCTTGCAGTTGGCGAGGACAAGGAGACTATGTTTGAGATGGTGGGTGTGTGCACAGACGAGCTGCCTTTGGATAAGCCGCGATACCTAATGGGCGTGGGTTTCCCGATGGATGTGGCGAGGGCTGTGTCGCAGGGGGTGGACATCTTCGATTGCGTGATGCCGACGAGGAATGCTCGAAACGGGACGCTCTTCGTGGATGGCGGCAGGCTCGTGATCAAGAACGCGAAGTATGCTCGGGACGAGAGGCCCATCGAGGAGGGCTGCGATTGCTACACCTGCCGCAATTTCAGCAGGGCGTATCTGCGGCATTTGTACATGTCGGGGGAACTTCTCTCGCCGATGTTGAATAGTATCCACAATGTTCGGTATTATATGCGATTGATGTCCCGGCTTCGGGATGTAATACGAAATGGCCAGCTGGAGGGTTTCTTGGCCGAACTCGAGAGCAAACATCAAGAGGAGATTGACATTGTTTAA
- the yajC gene encoding preprotein translocase subunit YajC gives MVFQALAVFSLLALIESSAAAMATGGKGEGGGGGMSGLVLVFAIFGIMYFLLIRPQQKRQKDVKQMQGNLKVGDRVTTSGGIHGTVAAVSENTASIKVAEKVKIEVDRSAIAGIMSAETGASK, from the coding sequence ATGGTATTCCAAGCCTTAGCGGTCTTTTCACTTCTTGCGCTGATCGAGTCGTCTGCCGCCGCGATGGCGACCGGCGGCAAGGGTGAAGGGGGAGGAGGCGGCATGTCCGGACTGGTGCTTGTATTTGCGATCTTCGGCATTATGTATTTCTTGCTCATCAGACCGCAGCAGAAACGACAGAAAGATGTTAAGCAGATGCAGGGCAACCTCAAGGTTGGCGACAGAGTAACGACAAGCGGCGGCATACACGGCACGGTCGCGGCAGTCTCCGAGAACACAGCTAGCATCAAGGTCGCGGAAAAAGTTAAGATTGAGGTTGATCGAAGCGCCATAGCCGGCATCATGTCCGCCGAGACTGGCGCCTCGAAGTAA
- a CDS encoding glycosyltransferase family 4 protein, which produces MVRVLYISGTSRPGGAWESLRDIVFGLERGRFEPVVACSGEPAWHGSRDGVDVVSIKMPMFRKGKSILHIPLAIGRLRRAVRSYQVSLLHANSVWDVPYALWAAKPVVAPVVAHVRTEIDRDKARKYGLHKSDAAICTSGRAVDVLSGFESLTGRVFYVPNGVDLQRFARTTPRGESRRRFGLDDSAVVFGAVGRIDRLKGLDLLVEAFSRIAGVLERARLLIVGDARGKGSSFEDELRRMVEQLGLSKRVIFAGHQDDPVPSFAALDVLVMPSRTEGFGRSAVEAMAMAKPVIASDVGALPEIVDDGHSGYVVPDGDVDGLASRMSELAVDCQKREAFGRAGRAMAEARFDLKTMLRRLQSIYDVLLGGSDRGRDSAS; this is translated from the coding sequence GTGGTTAGGGTCTTATACATAAGCGGGACGAGCAGGCCCGGCGGCGCTTGGGAAAGTCTCAGGGATATTGTTTTCGGCCTCGAGCGAGGCCGTTTTGAGCCTGTCGTCGCCTGTTCGGGGGAGCCAGCGTGGCACGGCTCTCGGGATGGAGTCGATGTCGTGTCAATCAAGATGCCGATGTTTAGGAAGGGAAAGAGCATATTGCACATTCCGCTGGCAATTGGGCGCCTCAGGCGAGCGGTTCGTTCGTATCAGGTCTCGCTTTTGCACGCCAACAGCGTCTGGGACGTCCCATACGCGCTTTGGGCTGCAAAGCCGGTCGTGGCGCCGGTCGTGGCTCACGTGAGGACGGAGATCGACCGGGACAAGGCGAGGAAGTATGGGCTGCATAAGAGTGATGCCGCCATCTGCACGTCTGGCAGAGCGGTGGACGTGCTTTCGGGCTTTGAGAGTCTGACGGGGAGAGTTTTTTACGTTCCTAACGGAGTTGACCTTCAGCGGTTTGCTCGCACAACGCCCCGGGGCGAGTCGCGCCGGCGGTTTGGGTTGGATGACAGTGCGGTTGTGTTCGGGGCGGTTGGCCGCATCGATCGGCTGAAGGGGCTTGATCTCTTGGTCGAGGCTTTCTCTCGCATTGCCGGGGTCCTCGAGCGCGCAAGGCTGCTCATCGTTGGGGATGCGAGGGGCAAGGGCAGCTCGTTCGAGGACGAGCTCAGGCGGATGGTTGAGCAGTTAGGGCTTTCGAAGCGGGTGATATTCGCTGGCCATCAAGACGATCCTGTTCCATCTTTTGCAGCGCTGGATGTGCTTGTCATGCCAAGCAGGACGGAGGGCTTTGGACGTTCGGCAGTGGAGGCGATGGCGATGGCAAAGCCGGTCATCGCGTCTGACGTTGGGGCGCTTCCGGAGATCGTTGACGATGGGCATAGTGGTTACGTTGTCCCCGATGGCGACGTTGATGGGCTTGCCAGCAGAATGAGCGAGCTCGCCGTAGATTGCCAGAAGAGGGAGGCGTTTGGCCGAGCTGGCAGGGCGATGGCAGAGGCGAGGTTCGACCTGAAGACTATGCTCAGAAGGCTACAGAGCATTTATGATGTCCTGCTCGGAGGCAGCGACAGGGGCCGAGATAGTGCGAGCTAG
- a CDS encoding polysaccharide deacetylase family protein, with amino-acid sequence MRARVPIFMFHHVAPEGSSVPRSPLVVRSSKLRETAEWFLGHGYESITVQRLAELLRAGDAASLRRKFALTFDDGAKSSFEQAYPVLSEIGCTATFYVLTSCIGGRSNWRNKSRSFEIMNAEELSELFGHGFEIGSHGCDHVDLTALASDEIEAQMAESKATLSSMIGVEVSTFAYPYGLFDTRAVKAARDAGYIAACSTLRGAAQDSEHIFAFKRIMVTEGTGSLRLRYFMSGLLDFEHRKEFDAAVLSR; translated from the coding sequence GTGCGAGCTAGAGTTCCCATATTCATGTTCCACCACGTTGCGCCCGAGGGCTCATCTGTGCCTCGTTCGCCGTTGGTTGTGAGGAGTTCAAAGCTCAGGGAGACCGCCGAATGGTTCCTTGGTCACGGATACGAATCGATTACTGTTCAACGGCTTGCGGAGCTTCTGAGGGCCGGGGACGCTGCCTCATTGAGGCGCAAGTTTGCTCTCACGTTTGACGATGGTGCGAAGAGCAGCTTTGAGCAGGCTTATCCTGTGCTTTCAGAGATTGGCTGCACAGCGACGTTTTACGTTTTGACGAGCTGTATTGGTGGGCGGAGCAATTGGCGGAATAAGAGTCGGTCTTTTGAGATAATGAATGCTGAAGAGCTGTCGGAGCTCTTTGGGCACGGTTTCGAGATCGGCTCTCACGGATGTGATCACGTGGACCTCACGGCGCTTGCTTCTGATGAGATCGAGGCTCAAATGGCGGAATCGAAGGCCACGCTGTCATCGATGATAGGCGTCGAGGTCTCAACCTTCGCATATCCTTACGGGCTTTTTGACACTAGAGCCGTGAAGGCCGCCCGAGATGCGGGCTACATCGCTGCCTGCTCGACGTTGCGGGGTGCGGCTCAGGATTCTGAGCACATTTTTGCTTTTAAGCGTATTATGGTAACAGAGGGTACAGGTTCGCTCCGGCTACGCTACTTCATGAGCGGGCTTTTGGATTTCGAGCACCGCAAGGAGTTCGATGCGGCAGTTTTGAGCCGGTGA
- a CDS encoding ABC-ATPase domain-containing protein: MLHSDDLKAKLKSIDRSGYKSYKSLAGRYKFEDYVLIFDKVQSDPFAAPSRLRVRVPQQVAGFPQALFSTPTRRVALEDFLTRQFEAVSSDSRRKIRGSGKSGTLSIASCGQEVLERSSVNVTDEYVEARFVAGLPADGRIILGNEAYAMLFGILPDIVRQSLKYQNLDKNAMSKHIDVVEDQDFIRHKLEELGLIAFVADGSILPRRSGIDDRPMRGIVVDVETLDVVKPGEIGADIVIPFNSPSSLQMEIQTPNRGPVRGMALRPGVTLIAGGGFHGKSTLLSALERGVYNHIPGDGREFVVTVDGAVKLKAEEGRNVEKVDIRPFINNLPFGQSTRAFTTQNASGSTSQSANIIEALQLGAKVLLIDEDTSATNFMIRDVRMQQLVPKDREPITPFVDKIRQMYSDLGVSSILVMGGSGDYFDVADVVLVLDKYLVKDMTVKAQSIAIEHRTRREIESGEHFGELTKRCPLKRSLSAGSGRNEVKIDIKGKGKILYGESESDISAQDQLVDYCQTRAIGDAIYYGVSEYLKDLDSSMAMPDLVERIDRDISERGLDILCPFARGDYARPRRFEIGAAINRLRCLKVRQLRAEEEGQEGARCEKEPVG, encoded by the coding sequence ATGTTACATAGCGACGATCTGAAGGCAAAACTCAAGAGCATCGACAGGTCAGGATATAAATCGTATAAGTCCCTTGCCGGTCGATACAAGTTCGAGGACTACGTCCTCATCTTCGACAAGGTGCAAAGCGATCCCTTTGCAGCACCTTCGCGTTTGCGGGTGCGGGTGCCGCAGCAAGTCGCTGGTTTCCCACAGGCGCTCTTTTCAACCCCGACTCGTCGAGTTGCGTTGGAGGATTTCCTGACGCGTCAATTTGAGGCGGTGAGCTCCGATTCGCGGCGCAAGATACGCGGCTCTGGCAAAAGCGGGACGCTTTCCATTGCGTCCTGCGGTCAGGAGGTCTTGGAGAGGAGCTCCGTCAACGTTACGGACGAGTATGTCGAGGCGCGGTTCGTGGCCGGGCTCCCAGCGGACGGGCGCATCATCCTCGGGAACGAGGCATACGCAATGCTTTTCGGGATTCTGCCGGACATAGTCCGGCAATCTCTCAAATACCAGAATCTGGACAAGAACGCGATGTCGAAGCACATCGATGTTGTGGAGGACCAGGATTTCATACGCCATAAGCTCGAAGAGTTGGGCCTCATAGCGTTCGTGGCGGACGGCTCGATTCTGCCGCGGCGAAGCGGGATAGACGACAGGCCGATGAGGGGTATCGTAGTTGACGTTGAAACGCTGGATGTCGTCAAGCCTGGGGAGATCGGTGCGGACATAGTCATACCGTTCAACTCTCCTTCAAGTCTGCAAATGGAGATTCAGACGCCAAACCGTGGGCCGGTCAGAGGGATGGCGCTTAGGCCCGGCGTTACGTTGATCGCGGGGGGCGGGTTCCATGGCAAATCGACGCTTTTGTCGGCGTTGGAGCGAGGCGTTTACAATCACATCCCTGGGGATGGTCGTGAGTTCGTTGTTACCGTGGATGGAGCGGTCAAGCTGAAGGCAGAGGAGGGTCGGAACGTTGAGAAGGTCGATATAAGGCCGTTCATCAACAACCTGCCATTTGGGCAGAGCACAAGGGCATTTACGACCCAGAACGCAAGCGGAAGCACCTCCCAGAGCGCCAACATTATCGAGGCGCTTCAGTTGGGCGCAAAGGTGCTTTTGATCGACGAGGACACATCGGCGACGAATTTCATGATAAGGGACGTCAGGATGCAGCAATTGGTCCCGAAGGACCGGGAGCCAATCACGCCGTTCGTGGATAAGATCAGGCAGATGTATTCTGACCTTGGGGTCTCCTCGATACTTGTCATGGGCGGCTCCGGTGATTACTTTGATGTAGCGGACGTCGTGCTAGTTCTGGACAAATACCTTGTGAAGGACATGACAGTCAAGGCGCAGAGTATAGCGATAGAGCACCGGACTCGGCGCGAGATTGAAAGTGGGGAGCATTTCGGTGAGCTGACGAAGCGGTGCCCTCTCAAGCGGTCGTTGAGCGCAGGGTCAGGTCGTAATGAGGTCAAGATCGACATCAAGGGCAAGGGCAAGATTCTTTACGGTGAGAGCGAGAGCGACATTTCTGCTCAGGACCAGTTGGTTGACTACTGTCAGACTCGCGCGATCGGCGATGCGATCTACTATGGTGTGTCCGAGTATCTGAAGGACCTCGACAGCAGCATGGCAATGCCGGACCTAGTAGAGAGGATTGACAGGGACATTTCTGAGCGGGGTCTTGATATCTTATGCCCGTTCGCTCGGGGCGATTACGCCAGGCCGAGGCGTTTTGAGATTGGCGCGGCGATCAATCGGCTACGTTGCTTGAAGGTTAGACAGTTGAGAGCAGAAGAAGAGGGCCAGGAAGGGGCTAGATGTGAAAAAGAACCTGTTGGGTAA
- the secD gene encoding protein translocase subunit SecD translates to MKKNLLGKSIFAVALVVLVGWCAYPPKEKVLLGLDLRGGIHLVLEVETETALKGELSEMKVRLADLLRDHEIPVESERVADDLSVRFVLPSTGAKDSALSEFRDEQSRFDVYPTKLAGNKWELKLTFKSVEDKRLRENSVRQALETIRNRVDELGVAEPVIQRIGLIGNRILVQLPGVVDPQRAKKIIGRTAMLQLRLLKDEAPSKEALLEKYKGSVPEGYELLKMAPPRRAAETVGKARYALVENEVRVSGADLEDARTGHDEFNMPAVDFRLTRSAGRLFGKFTQKHINERLAIVLDNVVESAPSIKTRITEKGQITGNFTVQDADDLSVVLRAGALPANVRYLEERTVGPTLGLDSIRQGTTSVIIGGALVVFFMLFYYRLSGLIADLTLVLNLILLMGCLALSGAALTLPGIAGIILTVGMAVDANVLIFERIKEDRRAGKTIRAAVEGGFKRALLTIVDSNVTTLIAAVVLFQFGTGPIRGFAVTLILGILASMFTALFVSKLVFQIVLQKCRIKRLSI, encoded by the coding sequence GTGAAAAAGAACCTGTTGGGTAAATCGATCTTTGCTGTCGCACTGGTCGTGCTTGTCGGTTGGTGTGCATATCCTCCGAAGGAGAAAGTACTGCTTGGTCTTGACCTCAGGGGCGGGATACACCTTGTCCTTGAGGTGGAGACAGAAACAGCGCTCAAGGGAGAGCTTTCGGAGATGAAGGTCAGGTTGGCCGATCTGCTTCGTGATCACGAGATACCAGTTGAGTCAGAGCGTGTGGCGGATGACCTGTCGGTCCGATTCGTTTTGCCGAGCACGGGCGCCAAGGATTCGGCGTTGTCAGAGTTTAGGGACGAGCAGAGCCGCTTTGACGTTTATCCGACGAAGCTCGCGGGCAACAAGTGGGAGTTGAAGCTTACATTCAAGTCCGTTGAAGACAAGCGTCTCAGGGAGAACTCGGTCCGTCAAGCGCTGGAGACGATCCGAAACCGAGTGGACGAACTTGGTGTAGCCGAGCCGGTCATTCAGCGCATAGGCTTGATCGGTAATCGGATTCTGGTTCAGCTGCCCGGTGTGGTTGACCCGCAGCGCGCCAAGAAGATCATCGGCCGAACTGCGATGCTCCAGCTTCGGCTGTTAAAGGACGAGGCCCCCAGCAAAGAAGCGCTGCTGGAGAAGTATAAAGGCAGTGTCCCGGAGGGATACGAGCTGCTAAAGATGGCGCCTCCTCGGCGTGCCGCCGAAACAGTTGGCAAGGCGCGTTATGCGCTCGTTGAGAACGAGGTTCGGGTCTCGGGAGCTGACTTGGAGGACGCGAGGACGGGGCACGATGAGTTCAACATGCCGGCCGTGGATTTCAGGCTGACGAGGTCAGCCGGGAGGCTTTTCGGGAAGTTCACTCAGAAGCACATCAATGAGAGGCTCGCCATCGTTCTTGATAACGTTGTCGAGTCCGCTCCGTCGATAAAAACGCGCATCACGGAGAAGGGGCAGATCACGGGCAATTTCACGGTGCAGGACGCGGACGACCTCTCAGTGGTTCTCAGGGCAGGGGCTCTTCCTGCGAACGTCAGGTATCTTGAAGAGAGAACCGTCGGACCTACGCTGGGCCTGGATTCGATCAGACAGGGGACTACCTCGGTGATCATCGGGGGCGCGCTTGTGGTGTTTTTCATGCTGTTTTACTACCGTCTTTCAGGTCTGATCGCTGATCTTACACTGGTCTTGAACCTGATCTTGCTGATGGGTTGCCTGGCGCTATCGGGAGCTGCTCTGACGCTGCCGGGCATCGCGGGCATTATTCTCACGGTCGGCATGGCGGTTGACGCCAACGTCCTGATTTTCGAGCGTATCAAAGAGGACCGCCGGGCTGGCAAAACAATCAGAGCGGCAGTGGAGGGCGGCTTCAAGCGCGCTCTGTTGACGATCGTGGATTCTAACGTTACTACGCTGATCGCGGCCGTCGTCCTGTTTCAGTTTGGGACAGGCCCGATACGGGGCTTCGCAGTTACATTGATACTTGGCATTCTTGCGAGCATGTTTACGGCGCTGTTTGTATCGAAGTTGGTCTTCCAGATAGTGCTTCAAAAGTGCAGAATCAAGCGATTGAGCATATAA